ACTCTGGAGGCAGCTGCAGTCGTCTCTGCTTCTCTGGCTGCCAAATGAGGGACCCGTTGTGAAACCATCGGGTGCAGTTGTGAAACTGCTGAGGCAAATTGCACAAACTAACATCATACAAgatattttgttgtgttgcagTAATGTTATATTAATGTAGCCGCTTGGTGTAAATTTGATGTTATTAGTGGAGCTGGATGTCATATCACTGCTTTTACACTgttaatacaaataataataataatgataataatgattattaataataagaagaataaGATGAAGATttgtacataaaaaatacaaagtttgtcgttttctgacaatttttcatagatttttttttctgttttataaagacagaaaaatttcaacaaaattacaaaaaatataatgtGAATTTACATGTGTAATGTTACatactttttttaaatagatgAAACTGAAGTTATTTACTGTAAACGTGTTACTAAAATTAGACACAATTAGTGACAATTAACGGGAAAAAAAAGGTATAGGGTCTTAAATGTGAGTTATGTTGTATAATTACAAAGgtttttgcaacaaaaatatttatttaaatttaaaaaagaaaaaaatgcacatgatCTTATGCAAAATTAAgactagaaaatgtattttaactatGGAAAGTTATTGTATCTTTATCagatgattattttcttttattttacagcattttttcaagttgttataaaaaaaagtgcagtttGACATGACTGAGTTGTTATCTGATACATTTCgtgtattttgtatttcattgCAAGCCATAGTTGTGATAAATGATCCCCATCCTTTACCCTAAccaaatattttagatttaaacattgtaaaatgactgcaaaaagcACCGGTATGACAAAATTTCATGAAATTATGTCAATCTTTTTGGTGTCTCAACTGTCAGATAATTAGTAAAAAGGTTTATTTGccaatttttgtgttgtttttacagtgtagtttagGTGAATAAttgaactttttcttttttccttttttaaagtaaatacaTTAGGTGGCAGATTAATATGCAGCCTAACTTTGCATTTGACTCATTTAAAGTGGTTTTTGTTCCCTGCAAATTTTTTGGCTCCATTTTGCAGTTTCATTGTGGGGGGAAAGAAGTCTACTGACTGCAGCTGAAGTCTATCAGCAGAGATTCctgggatgctgctgctttgGTGTTTCACTTGTTTTCCTGCCACTTGTACAAGTGTAGCCAACAGTAAGGCTGCACTAGAAAGGATAAACTGAACCCTCCTCTTGCAGAAGGTCAGTAGAAGTTGACCTCAGAAATGTTCCTCACAcctcctcagcctcctcctcctcctcctccagctcctcccgCACCAGATGGGAAATGTAGCCGCATTTTTAAAAGCCTGGACTCAGGGTTACAGGCTGTTGCGCTGGCAGTGGGGCCGAAGGAATGAAATATTCATGTAGCCAAAAAAAGAATGGACACCCCGGGACGAAGAACGTGCCGATTTATTCAACTAAGACCAGGCCTCATTAAACTGCTGGCGGAGAGGCAGGTCACGGTGATTTTCTTTACCAGCACTCGACCCCGACTGTCACgcaaacacagaaagagaagaagggaAGAAGGAGGGGAGATGGGGCCAAGAAATTTGTCCAAGTTACCATCACTGGGCTCCGACATGTCAGATCTCCCGGCAGACACGTCTGAAGCTGCTCCCGCGCAGTAATTGATGGTCTAATGAGTGATTAGCTCCTGTGTCAGAGCCAGGAGTGTCAGCGTGGAAGCTCCGTGTCGCTGTGGGCCCAGCAGCATATGGGAGATGGGTGACACTGGCCATAACAGAGGTGTGTGGACCTGGAGCGTGGTGCCAAGGGACACCAGCTGATACGCACAGGGCTGGAGTCACATAACTGGAAccaagaaaacaacaagaagaagaaaagccgAATTTATCTTCATTCATTTGGTCTTAATTAGAGAACAAACCCATCGTGTTAAATAAACAACCGGAACATTAAGAATGATAAATAACAAGCATGGATGGAACGCTTGGTTTTACACACAGTGCGTGTTTTCATCCTCGCCAAATGATTCATAAATCGCTCTGAGGCAACTTATCAGTTATAGACAGGTGTGTCTCCAGCCTGGTCCCCCAcctgttcattttattattccTCTGCAAATAATCCAGCAAAGACTGGCCatcttttacagtttgtttgagAACAAACTTGTTTGTTGCCAGAGCTTTCAAGAGCAAATCAAGAAGTCAGTTACTTTGCTCCTGATAAAGAATTGGagcagtgatgatgatgaggttAATCCAGGCTTCAGTGTTTGCTTTTACGCACAGCAAACCACAGATTACCAATGCAAATGAGTcaatttaatgaaaatatatcTCGTAAAGTCCACGAGTTGCCACAAAAAAACGCCTGTTTTGACGTTTCCACTTGTTAAAGCAAGgtctgctttatttatttatgggaTTTTGTATCAATAAGTAATAATACAGCCCACAGCTTCAGGTCATGAGATCCTTTAcaccttcttctctcctcttctgaAAAGCTTTTCACACACTACACGCTCCTAAATGATTAATACTTTGGTCTCCCCTCTATGTGAGGATAACAACAAGGTCGTGATTgagttacaatacacaataggAGAAAAAAAGTGGAGCTTTGTCTAATTGTTCTTTGACAGGGTCAGAGGGGACTTTGCGATTGGCTGCTGCCTCCTGAGGCTGCAGGCTTGTCAGAGCTGCTGGGAGTGACACCAAGGTGACTGAGGGGAGGCTGTATAAATTCTTGGCACATTGCAAACCACTCCAGAGAGGAGAAGTCTTCTTGTGCGACCTTTTCCAGCCGTGCTACACGACCACAGGCCACTACAGTGATGGCCGCAAAAGCAGAGCTCTCAAGCTGGCCAGAATGCCCGGAGGATTtctctctgctgcagcagcacaattTGGCGCACATCAACTCCAAAACGTGGATTTCTTCAAACTCAATCCATGCGTTCTCAAGGAGGGACGCAGCCGCAGATGCAGGCATCTCGCTGGAGAAACTTGTGCCAGTGAGTAAACTCCCTGACTGCGTTTCTGCTGCAGGCATCTCAGACTCAGATGCCAGCAAGGCAGCAGATGGAGGCAAGACGAGCCTCTTCAGCCCTCAGAGACACAGACGCGTGGCAGCCAATGccagggagaggaggaggatgcacGGCCTCAACAAAGCGTTTGACGAGCTTAGGAGCGTCATCCCCTCcctggaaaatgagaaaaagttaTCCAAATATGACACCCTCCAAATGGCGCAGATCTACATCACGgagctgtctgagctgctggctGGAGTGGTTCATCCGGAGTGCAGAAGTCCGCGTCAGGGCGCAGCGGACAAGACCTCCAGGAGGAGCCTGATTCACTCCATAAGGCCGACAGCCAGTGCGCAGACCCCGAACCCGCTGACCGGAGAGCAGAGAGACCCCAGCAACTCCATCAGCCACCTGATTATACTGGGACCTACATCTGACTTAGAATCCAACAAATCAGGGACTTCATCCAACAGCAGTGAGGATGAATCTTAGACTGTCAGTGCCACCGAGGAAGATCAGGGTTGGAGACAGTAACAGGGAAACCCTGACTTTTAACTGTTTTCCAGACATTTGCATGGCAGTAAACAACAGTAGACATGATGATTGTATGAGTGACACAGTCCTACTGCATATTTATAGCTTAGATGTTGCACTGCTTAATGAGAAAAAGTACaggaaaaactttttaaaaaacgcCCACTAAGATGTTGTGTGTGGACTCCAGCAGGCCTTTTATGCACTTTACACATCCTGATCCACTGACCTTTCCAGTTTGTCTAATTGAGAACaagtatttttctatttatgtatAGCCAAGGGGTATTTTATGAGGGACGTTTTGCTACAATAAAGATATAATAAGACTTGAGTGTGCATTTGAAGTTATTTCTATACTCATAACAACAAACAATGTGGATTCTGCAAAGCGGTTGATTTATATGTGACAAAGCCCTCATTAGGAAGTAGAAGAAACTAATTGCAAAAAATGCTGCGTGCCTCATTGAATGTAACAAGGAGTCATCATCCCCCCCCAAAGCATTtccataataaaaacaaacagccacTTGCATGTTCATCCAGCTTATCAGCTAACATCACATTAAAAGATATTGTAGCACATTGCTTCTCCgacataaacaaaacaaaataaatcttcttttttgcaATTACAATGCATTCCAGATGCATTTTTCATACAACAAGCTACTAGAAAAGCATACAAACATCTGCCAGCCCAAAGTGCCTAACTGCGTCTTCCCAGTGGAAGGGGTTTTATAGAAATAAAGGAACTAATTATGCTTCATGACAATTTATCATGATTAAAATTGCTTcttcttgtctgtctgttaactaATAGCCTACTGAGAAAATGTGGGGCTGGCTGCTCCTTGGGGAGGAGGCAGCTGGAACTTTGCCAGGTCCTTAGAAATGATTTCTGCCAGCCTGTGTTTAAAACTGCCAGGGGCCTCTGTGGGGGCAGCACGGGCGGAGGAGCTGATGGCCTCCTCCGTCTCCTTTGTGTCATCCACCGCCTGTGCATTGTAGCCCGGCTGGATGTAGTTATTGACAGGGGGCAGAGGCTGGCTGCGGGGCTTGGGTGGGGCATAGGGAGCAGATTTGGTGATGGTGCAGGGAGTTAGGGGAGAGGAAAGAGGCTGGAGCTGAAGATTCAAGGGAGGTTTTTTCACATCCGAATAAAGGCACTCTGAATCGTCTGTTTCGGCTTTTCTGATCAAAGGAGGCGTGGCTCTCCTCAGGTTGTAATAAATGCTGTCCTCCATGGAGTTACCCATGTTTAATGAATCCAGGGAGCGACAGcgttcctcctcgtcctcctctccCACGGCCTCCCTGCTGCTGGGTCTGGCAAGCTGTTTTATATCTTCCACAGAAGTGTGAATAATAGTGGAGTAGGTGCTGTCAGACTCATCCTCTGTGTCAGCAGAAACATCTGCAGGACCAGGAAGGGAAACTGGAGAGACGTCAGAAAATGATCTTCTGTGGACGCTGACAGGTTGGACCCATGAGTTCTTCTCGACGGCACACTGCTGGGATATGAGCTGGAAGATCTGAGGACCGTACCGGGTCAGGAAGGTGAAAACTCCTTCTCCTGAGTCACAGCGACGACCTGCTTCAATGCTGAATCCTCCCTGCAATCACACCCAATAATCTttgatattttgtaaaatatgctCACGTACACTTCAGTATTGGTACAGAATAAACGAATGAGGCACTGGGAAGCAGATTTTGTCACCTTTAGACAAAACCAGGCCTGCTGTGCTGTTTTCCTGTACTTCCAGACCAACCAACTCCTGAATGTTACTTTATATTTGAACATTAGAGTAGTTTTAATCAAGAATCTGTCATCTGACTTTTACCTCAACCTGTCCAAACTTGCGTAGGAGCCTGTATGGCCAGCAGTAGATGATACGACCAGTACTGACGTCCAGCAGAATCACAGCCTCTCTGTCTGGAGACACCAGATACTCTCCAGCCAACCGGCACCGCTTGGACGCCTCTGTGCTCTGGACAGTCACTTTGTACTGGTTTGGAGGAAGAGTCAGATCTAAATATGAGGAAACATCACAGAACCCTGAGGTCAGCGCAGTAAAACTCCACATGAAAGAATAAGTCTCTCCATAAGAAGCCTGAGCTGGAATGTGTCAGGAAAGgaaataaaattacaccaaataCATTCTCATATTGAAAAGGGGGCTGATTTAAAATTGCTTGCTTTCCACTAATCCCTCCATGTGACCGGGCTGCCTGGATTGTTCAGAAGTGTAATCCATtaggaaataaaaagaaatgcatttgtATAAGCCACAGCTTGCTGACGCTAATACATTCTGGCTTTCATGTGTGAATATATTAGCGGCTGTAGCTGCTGCTCACATATACGGAAAGTTTCTGCTGATGTCTTGAATTTATGATGCAATGACATCTATTTCTTTCATTGTAATATATTCATCAATTTATTCTTAGTGATGAGTAATTTATAGTTAGTAATAATAAGtctaatgtttcattttttatgctttcttttaacctttttttccGACTTAAAACAAACTTTCCTAACAACATTTGAAAAGGCAcaactttttaaattgtgtATGACAGCTAAAAGTTTAATGTCTTAACTGCAGTTCTAATGTGTGCCACCATAGATTAATAAAACTGATCCAAGTGCACAATTTTAACCCAGGGGAAAGCCAGTTTTCTACTTGActgaactttttaaaacttttaagtaCATTGCAAATGAAAgctgcaataaaatattaaagaaaaaagagcaaactagaaaataaaaatcagtttaGGACCACAGCTCCATGACTAATTCAGTCCCTTAGCAATGGCTCCAGAGCTACCTGTGTCACTACAATTATAAGACAGATATGaccaacaacagaaacaacagttCTGTAAGTGCAGTTATTTATTTGTGATTGCATTTGTCTAATCAGTTGCTGTCTGCAGGTTGATGTGCATTACCGCTTTTCCAGGATGAGTAAAGGTCATTGTCCTCCATGGTCAGACCGTTTCCTCCTTTGAAATCCCCTTTGTCTGATTCTCCAGGATCCTTCTGTGAACACAGTGGCATTGTAAACATTACCTGAAGTGTACACCTCCCTCTTATCACTGCTTTATGACTTCCAAGTGGTAAGATGCAAGAAACAACACGGCTTGTGCAAGCAGAAGAATTAGAGAAGTGAAGTGGCAGAAGTTACAGATATCGTATTAACTTCCTCATTACGCTATCTGGCTCTGGCTGTGGGTAAGGTTTGTCTTCACCTTTCCCAAATTTAAACACTgacaggagggagagggatGTGTCTGGTACCTGGAAGGCCAGGAGACAGACGGCGCTCAGCCAGTCCTGGCAGGTTGTGGAGGCTAACGTGTAGGTGCCCTGTGTGGTGTTTAGGTAGAAGGCCGAGCACCCAGCAGGGCAGGACTCCTTTGGAGCAGCAGTGACACTGAGGCAGTCACTGAGACGCACaacttttctctctgttttctgtcgACAAGCCTTCTTCTGGTCAGCAACAGAGCTGCTGTCAGCTACAGAGCAGAGCTCCAGCCGGCCGACCCCTGTAGAGCTGGCTTTAAAAAGCACCGTCCTTGTTTTCCGCCACGATTTCTGTTGGAGGGGGAGTGAAACAAGTGACTGTTAATAAGTCGGCTCTCTCTTTCTTATATAACAAAAGACAACTTTTATACGTTAATAGTGCGCTCAGTATTGGACCCcattcttttctctctgtacTTTTAATGAGCAAGTACTgaacatgtttctgttgtcactCACACACAGCTCTATATTTATGCTTTCAATGTTAATCTACATCCTGCTGACAGTGTTGAACTGAACAATTTTAAGTCAAGCTTTTCTATGAAACTGAGAGATGCTAAATAGATATCTTACTACCTATTGTCTACACTACATTTCTGACTGCAGCAATTTTAGATagtgaatttaatttaaagtgcaTATTTAAGGCATCACTGTGCCCTCCACCATTTAATGAGCTTGCAAGGTCACACCATTTCATCCACAGGATGTACAGACGGCtgacaattttaaataaaaagaccAACGTTAAGTGCTGGAATATCTTCAATGTGCTTTGACACGAGTTAACAAAAGTACTTTAAATGCAATCAGATAGGCATTAAGAAATGTTGTGCATCACCCAGACAGGATACAACCTGCGAAATCAAttagtaaaacaaaacagtaaaaaataccaaaacaggCAAAGGAGGGCAGCAACCTGTAAGATCAGTTTATAAgataaaagatgaaatattcagaCCATTAAGACAAGCTCAACGTcattaaaaacatacacatctttagatttttcttgaaaatatcaaTAAGGGAGATGAAACGATCGCTGTCTAACACGGAACAAAATCTAGTATAGATCATTAACTAGGGTCAGATCTGGTGACTCTGGTGATTCTAGCAAAAGACTCACATCATTTTCAAACTTATCAAACCATTCAATGATCCCTCAAGCTCTATGGATGGGAGCATTGTCATCCTGGAACAGACAGCTCCCGTCAGAATAGCTATGTTTCATCAAAACATTAAGTCGATAGCTCTGAATGACTTTGTGTTGATTTGCAGTGAACTTTCCCTCTCAAAGGACAAGAGAACCCAAATGGTCCCTATGAAATGTCCCACGTAGCACaacagaaccaccagaactcctAATTCTAATGttgttcaggtttttcctttaatttgtcacctgtctgtatgTGAAGATCATACTGAAGCAGCCATCATGATAAAGTGTTGCAAAAATCTGCCTTTAAAAGACTAAACTGacaattttttggttttttttcccacattttgtaTTGAGCACCTTTGTTTGAAATACGCCATTTACAAGATTATTTGGGTCAAATAAGCTGATATTCTGTCTTTGCTttgtctgtcaaagcactttgtaaagCCCTTGTTACTAAAAGTGCTGTATCAATGaagctattattatttttgttctcATACAACGAAGTCTGCTGAGTAAATAAGAGCATGTGTGCAACTATAAATACTATTACTTCTTTCCAAAAGGTGTTTCTGCTATAGACCATTTGAGGTCAGACTGTTTTCCACATGGTATGAAACTCTCATGCTGCACTAAGCCACAGCTAGTGGCAGGTGAGAATAAATTGTACTGAGAGGCTTTTTACAAACCACAACCTGTGAGATCATAAAATAGCGACACAGTATTACAGTCACTGACAACTAAACATCTAATTGACCATTGTTGTTAGCATGGGTCAGTGTCTGGTATTTTATTCATGCATTCATCTACTAATGTGACAGTTAGGGGCCTATGCCAGATTTGGTCAACGAAACCATCTTTATCTTTGCCCTGATATAAATTGGTGGGAAAGATGAACAGTTTTCAGGTCAGAGCTCAAGAACCCCAATTATATATTGAAAagcatctgaaaataaaacaaaatgaagcacGATTTCAAAAGGCCACTTTGGAAGATACTAAGTATTTCTGGAATAATGTAACTTCTTAAGTTCAGCAAAACTTAACAAGAAACTGTAACAAATCAGAAAACATATCAAAATTGGTTTGAGTTAAAATGTAAGACTTTTATACTTTTGATGAATAATAGGATTATTATGACTAAGCATGTAGAGGATATGTAATAATGATTAACCCTAAACCTAACCCGAAGTGTCTTTCAACTGAACATTAGCATTAGATTCTACATCAACAGTCTTGGCAGTTCAGCCTTGCAACATCCAAAATATTCTGGTGTAGAGTGGacattgtaaaaataattatCTGTCTTAGCAAGCAGTGACTTAAGACAAACTGTATTGTAGCTTTAGTCTTTAAACCTCCAATAAACAACAAAGACTATTTTTGTACCTGAAAACCCACCAGACAAcaggtaataaaaaaaattagcgAAGTGAGCATAGAACTTACTTTTCCAAACTTGACTACCTGCAGGTACAACATCCCCTCCTTGAAGATCACTTCCATGTTTATGAGCGCTGTCTGAAACTCTAGTACAGTTTTCAGTCGTTGCTGCTTTGTGGTCAGCACGCGAACACTCAGGGAGTTAAAATTAGGCTTCCTATACCACCAGAGCTATTGTTTCCATTACGTCACCAGCAGCTTTCATTctcattaaaaatcaacatatCTCTGATAGGAAACTTAACTGTTGCAAAAGAAAGGGCACACAAGCTGTGTGTTGCCGTTTTCTTGTGTCAAACTTCCCTTTGCATTATTCTGCTTGTTTTAGCAACTTCCTCACCAGACAAAACTTATGCCACACCTTTCCATTTTGTCCAGAGGGTGACAAAACAAAGCTGTAAGAAATATATTGGTTTTATTTACAACTAAAGCTTCAAAAATGTACGTAACAAAGACATCATAACAAGTATGAGGGAAAAACTGGGGGAAAGGATGTAAGCAACGAATCATTTCAGTTGACAGGTCTGGAAACTGTGACGTGATGATAAAATACACTTCCTCAGTTCAGTGACAAGACACTAAACTGTACAGTTTCCTAAGAAATGTTTCTTAGTTCCTTTGAACGTTGGAGAATCGTCCCTCTGATGGCAAGCTCTTAGAAGTCCATTGAGCTATGAGCCAGGTAGTCTTTGCGTCCAATGTTGGTGACCTGCTTGGTCTGCATGGCCTCCAGTTTTGGACAGTCTGTAATACGATGTCCAAGACCACCGCAGAATGTACAGCCTCTCTCTcctgtgaaaacacaacaatcagATATGTTAGAAACACTGAACACTTGGTTCTGTGAATTAAAGATGAGATGCCCAGATCGGATAAgaagaatatttaaaaagaaacaaagcaatTACAGAGCAAAAAGTGAGAGACAAGAATTTAGGCCATGAAAAAGAGATGTGAAGAGGATGTGGTATAAAACAACTCACCTCCGATGTCCAACATGGTCTCATCTCCTGTCTGGAGGACCTGGAGGACTGGTGGAACCTTCTGTTTGGCTTCAACTAACAGAGCTTTAAGATCCATCAGTACTGACTCATCTATTGGGAAACATAGATTTACTGTTACTTTACAGTCACTCAACACTGAACAAGGCACTGTAGTACACTGTGAAGAAATAGCCATAGATTCTCAACGTAAAAGATGGATGCAGCATCTGGATCTGAAGAATGAAGTAAAGGCAAAGTGCCTAAATTTGGCATTAtatctaacagccagcagggggcgaatTAAGTGGCTCCCATAAAGTTAATTGtacagaagtctatgagaaaaaaGCACTTCATTCTCACTTcatttattacctcagtaaacattttcccaaCAAATGTATGGCCTCAATCAATAGTTTCAGGTCTCCTTTAATACACCATGgtgttaattttgtaaattaggggttcatttaaagtaaaatagaaGATGATGCTGGGTATTCTTTAGGACATGGTGACCTTGTTACTGAATAAGTCAAATTCCAAAGTCGAGGGTTCAAATCTTAACCCACAAACCAGTGGGTGATGTCACTGTGGCTACATCTCGTTTTTATATGCAGTCTATGGATGTAGCACAACATAGACCCCCAAACCAACTGACTCCATCCGTTCCCACGTCTGTATGAATACCTAAAATAAGCTGTAAGCAGATATATCTGTAGAGGTGTTTTAAAGTTTAAGAAAGTTTGCACAAtctcaaaaatctgtatattttaaGCCCTCTCAAAACAGTATAATTACTAGGGCAACAATATAAGGAAAATATTCAGTTGTGATTTTTGTGACAGATATTGCAATTGGAGTCAAGT
This Amphiprion ocellaris isolate individual 3 ecotype Okinawa chromosome 13, ASM2253959v1, whole genome shotgun sequence DNA region includes the following protein-coding sequences:
- the atoh1b gene encoding protein atonal homolog 1b yields the protein MAAKAELSSWPECPEDFSLLQQHNLAHINSKTWISSNSIHAFSRRDAAADAGISLEKLVPVSKLPDCVSAAGISDSDASKAADGGKTSLFSPQRHRRVAANARERRRMHGLNKAFDELRSVIPSLENEKKLSKYDTLQMAQIYITELSELLAGVVHPECRSPRQGAADKTSRRSLIHSIRPTASAQTPNPLTGEQRDPSNSISHLIILGPTSDLESNKSGTSSNSSEDES
- the dok3 gene encoding docking protein 3: MEVIFKEGMLYLQVVKFGKKSWRKTRTVLFKASSTGVGRLELCSVADSSSVADQKKACRQKTERKVVRLSDCLSVTAAPKESCPAGCSAFYLNTTQGTYTLASTTCQDWLSAVCLLAFQKDPGESDKGDFKGGNGLTMEDNDLYSSWKSDLTLPPNQYKVTVQSTEASKRCRLAGEYLVSPDREAVILLDVSTGRIIYCWPYRLLRKFGQVEGGFSIEAGRRCDSGEGVFTFLTRYGPQIFQLISQQCAVEKNSWVQPVSVHRRSFSDVSPVSLPGPADVSADTEDESDSTYSTIIHTSVEDIKQLARPSSREAVGEEDEEERCRSLDSLNMGNSMEDSIYYNLRRATPPLIRKAETDDSECLYSDVKKPPLNLQLQPLSSPLTPCTITKSAPYAPPKPRSQPLPPVNNYIQPGYNAQAVDDTKETEEAISSSARAAPTEAPGSFKHRLAEIISKDLAKFQLPPPQGAASPTFSQ